From Haloglomus litoreum, the proteins below share one genomic window:
- a CDS encoding cob(I)yrinic acid a,c-diamide adenosyltransferase yields MKIYTGRGDEGMTDLRDMSRVSKTSPRIEAYGTVDEANTVVGMVRPSGHDDIDELLEAVQNHLHIVQADFANPDADDEDAPHIEERHVDELEDWMDDLDEELEPLDRFILPGGSEAGAHLHHARAVVRRAERRSVELATDQPVNETAIAYLNRLSDALFVLARVVNQRDGVPEESPSY; encoded by the coding sequence ATGAAGATCTACACCGGTCGTGGCGACGAGGGGATGACCGACCTCCGGGACATGAGTCGCGTCTCGAAGACGAGCCCGCGTATCGAGGCCTACGGCACCGTCGACGAGGCCAACACCGTCGTCGGGATGGTCCGGCCCTCGGGCCACGACGACATCGACGAGCTGCTGGAGGCCGTCCAGAACCACCTCCACATCGTGCAGGCCGACTTCGCGAACCCCGATGCCGACGACGAGGATGCCCCGCACATCGAGGAACGCCACGTCGACGAACTGGAGGACTGGATGGACGACCTGGACGAGGAGCTGGAGCCGCTGGACCGGTTCATCCTCCCCGGCGGGAGCGAGGCCGGCGCGCACCTGCATCACGCCCGCGCCGTGGTCCGTCGGGCCGAGCGCCGCTCCGTGGAGCTGGCGACCGACCAGCCCGTCAACGAGACGGCCATCGCCTACCTGAACCGGCTCTCGGACGCGCTGTTCGTGCTGGCGCGCGTCGTCAACCAGCGCGACGGCGTCCCCGAGGAGTCGCCGAGCTACTGA
- a CDS encoding ABC transporter permease, producing MPDERAADAGGPDDPGERDRPVRRVRAAVERHSLPALAAGTLALLVVVFYYPVATVFVDAVVVEGRATLRVFAGILTDPFYLGELARLLAGEPPLAVVESALSPDRRLGIVGFTAYQAALSTVVSVAVGVPLAYLLARYEFPGRRTIRSLTILPFVLPSIMVAVGFFATFGANGTLNAALGAVGLGPIDLLPSLEAIVIAHAFYNAPLVARITTAAWESVDASAVETARSLGAGPFRAFRDVVWPQVYPAVLMSAALTFVFTFGTFPIVLALGGFELATIEVFVYGLIGDLQYAEGAALALVELAISLSLLYGYLRYEAAHTVRSGGARPQERRPLRPPSWSVRELLPRVGLAVYAAVALVLFVAPIASMVYASLSGPDGLTLAHYRFLLERQATGAAFQVRPWPAVRNSLLFGVAALAVALPMGVVVSVLTTRDYRGRELVDTVAMAPLSVSGIVVGLGLLRGLVFGVDVGGYRLAVGGALAIVAAHAVAGYPFVVRVVAPGLASLDRRLVESARALGAPRARALLDVELPLVWPAVVAGAAFAFALSVGEFSSTAVLASGTGQYTMPIAIERFIGRRLGPATAMGVVLLVVTSGSFLLIDRLAGDRVGL from the coding sequence GTGCCCGACGAACGCGCCGCGGACGCGGGCGGCCCGGACGACCCCGGGGAACGGGACCGGCCGGTGAGGCGGGTCCGCGCGGCCGTCGAGCGGCACTCGCTCCCCGCGCTCGCGGCCGGCACCCTCGCGCTGCTGGTCGTCGTGTTCTACTACCCGGTGGCGACGGTGTTCGTCGACGCCGTCGTCGTGGAAGGGCGGGCGACGCTGCGGGTGTTCGCCGGCATCCTGACCGACCCGTTCTACCTCGGGGAACTGGCGCGGCTGCTGGCGGGCGAGCCCCCGCTGGCCGTCGTCGAGTCGGCGCTCTCGCCGGACCGCCGGCTCGGCATCGTCGGCTTCACCGCGTACCAGGCGGCGCTCTCGACGGTCGTCAGCGTCGCGGTGGGGGTGCCGCTGGCCTACCTGCTGGCCCGGTACGAGTTCCCCGGCCGGCGGACGATACGGTCGCTGACGATACTGCCGTTCGTGCTGCCCTCCATCATGGTCGCGGTCGGCTTCTTCGCCACCTTCGGGGCGAACGGGACGCTGAACGCCGCGCTCGGGGCCGTCGGCCTGGGCCCGATCGACCTCCTGCCGAGCCTGGAGGCCATCGTCATCGCCCACGCGTTCTACAACGCGCCGCTGGTGGCGCGCATCACGACCGCGGCGTGGGAGTCGGTCGACGCCAGCGCCGTGGAGACGGCGCGGAGCCTCGGCGCCGGCCCGTTCCGCGCGTTCCGGGACGTGGTGTGGCCGCAGGTCTACCCGGCTGTGCTGATGAGCGCGGCGCTGACCTTCGTGTTCACCTTCGGGACCTTCCCCATCGTCCTCGCGCTGGGCGGGTTCGAGCTGGCGACCATCGAGGTGTTCGTCTACGGGCTCATCGGCGACCTGCAGTACGCCGAGGGCGCGGCGCTGGCGCTGGTCGAACTGGCCATCTCGCTGTCGCTCCTGTACGGCTACCTCCGCTACGAGGCGGCCCACACCGTCCGGTCGGGCGGCGCCCGGCCACAGGAGCGCCGGCCGCTCCGGCCCCCGTCGTGGTCGGTCCGAGAGCTGCTCCCGCGGGTCGGGCTGGCGGTCTACGCCGCCGTCGCGCTGGTCCTGTTCGTCGCCCCCATCGCGAGCATGGTGTACGCCAGCCTCTCCGGGCCGGATGGGCTCACGCTGGCGCACTACCGCTTCCTGCTGGAGCGACAGGCCACGGGCGCGGCGTTCCAGGTCCGCCCCTGGCCCGCGGTCCGGAACTCGCTGCTGTTCGGGGTCGCCGCGCTCGCGGTGGCGCTCCCGATGGGCGTGGTCGTCTCGGTGCTGACGACCCGCGACTACCGGGGCCGGGAACTCGTCGACACCGTGGCGATGGCACCACTCTCGGTCTCGGGCATCGTCGTGGGGCTGGGCCTCCTCCGTGGACTCGTCTTCGGCGTCGATGTGGGTGGCTACCGGCTCGCCGTGGGCGGCGCGCTGGCCATCGTCGCCGCGCACGCCGTCGCCGGCTACCCGTTCGTCGTCCGGGTGGTCGCGCCCGGACTGGCATCGCTGGACCGGCGGCTGGTCGAGTCCGCACGGGCGCTGGGGGCCCCGCGGGCCCGGGCGCTGCTGGACGTGGAACTCCCGCTGGTGTGGCCCGCCGTCGTGGCGGGTGCCGCCTTCGCGTTCGCGCTCTCCGTGGGGGAGTTCTCCTCGACGGCCGTCCTCGCCTCCGGGACCGGCCAGTACACGATGCCCATCGCCATCGAGCGGTTCATCGGCCGACGGCTCGGCCCCGCGACGGCGATGGGCGTCGTCCTGCTGGTCGTGACGAGCGGGAGCTTCCTCCTCATCGACCGTCTGGCGGGTGATCGCGTTGGCCTCTGA
- a CDS encoding ABC transporter ATP-binding protein, with protein MASEPALELDGVTRRYGGTTAVDDLSLSVAEGEFFTLVGPSGCGKTTTLRLIAGFEAPTSGTVRFGGRDVAGVPPEDRDVGVVFQSYALFPHMTVAENVAYGLHFADPPGGVSDDERVAELLELVDLPDAGDRDPDSLSGGQQQRVAMARALAPGPDVLLLDEPMSALDARLRERLRVQVREIQRELDITTVYVTHDQEEALAVSDRVAVMRDGAAEQVGEPRAVYRRPASRFVAEFVGDNNVLDGRVTAVENDTATIDVSNRSTTADGDRGTGDGGPTLSVGLADWDGRPVSVGDWLTVCIRPEALSVGGGPNRLTATVESAEFLGETTRVHLDWAGHDLLLRTPDPVAGEVTVGFDPAAAHVVEHHDAG; from the coding sequence TTGGCCTCTGAGCCCGCCCTGGAGCTGGACGGCGTGACCCGCCGCTACGGCGGCACGACCGCCGTCGATGACCTCTCGCTGTCGGTCGCCGAGGGGGAGTTCTTCACGCTGGTCGGCCCCTCGGGCTGCGGGAAGACGACGACCCTCCGGCTGATCGCGGGCTTCGAGGCGCCGACGAGCGGGACCGTCCGCTTCGGCGGCCGCGACGTGGCCGGGGTCCCGCCCGAGGACCGCGACGTGGGCGTCGTCTTCCAGAGCTACGCCCTCTTCCCGCACATGACCGTCGCGGAGAACGTCGCGTACGGGCTGCACTTCGCGGACCCCCCGGGCGGCGTGAGCGACGACGAGCGCGTGGCGGAACTCCTCGAGCTCGTGGACCTCCCCGACGCCGGCGACCGGGACCCGGACAGCCTCTCGGGCGGGCAGCAACAGCGCGTGGCGATGGCACGAGCCCTGGCGCCCGGGCCGGACGTGCTCCTGCTGGACGAGCCGATGAGCGCGCTCGACGCCCGGCTCCGCGAGCGGCTCCGGGTCCAGGTCCGCGAGATTCAGCGGGAACTGGACATCACGACCGTCTACGTCACCCACGACCAGGAGGAGGCGCTCGCCGTCTCCGACCGCGTTGCCGTGATGCGCGACGGCGCCGCCGAGCAGGTCGGCGAGCCGCGGGCGGTCTACCGCCGGCCGGCCTCCCGGTTCGTCGCCGAGTTCGTCGGCGACAACAACGTCCTCGACGGGCGGGTGACGGCCGTGGAGAACGATACCGCGACCATCGACGTAAGCAACAGGTCGACGACAGCCGACGGGGATAGGGGAACGGGCGACGGCGGGCCGACGCTGTCGGTCGGCCTCGCCGACTGGGACGGGCGTCCGGTATCCGTCGGAGACTGGCTGACCGTCTGCATCCGGCCGGAGGCGCTGTCGGTCGGGGGCGGGCCGAACCGGCTCACGGCGACCGTCGAGAGCGCGGAGTTCCTCGGCGAGACGACGCGGGTCCACCTCGACTGGGCCGGGCACGACCTCCTGCTCCGGACGCCGGACCCGGTGGCCGGCGAGGTGACGGTGGGATTCGACCCCGCAGCGGCGCACGTCGTCGAGCACCACGACGCCGGGTGA
- a CDS encoding thiamine ABC transporter substrate-binding protein, which produces MNRRKFLTAAGGAATVALAGCTFGSNPGTSGGTDTLVVGTYSSLIDSPSSSPGAWLKSAFEDEFDVDLVWQTPSNELNHYIQRQQAGVDIEADLYLGLNPDDLVRVDRELDEELFAAAGDVEGRSDIKPGLEFDPQERAVPYDTGYISLVFDGTEMTAPETFEGLLAEEMRGDLIAQNPGSSATGRAFLLHTIKQFGADGYLDYWADLQDNEVQVLGSWSDAYGAWSNGEAPMVVSYSTDQVFADQEGADLAEHQIRFLNDQGYANPEGMAVFADADQPDAARQFMSFCLRPEIQGEIAVRNVQFPATESAELPEDYAELAREPPEPVTFTYEELQGNVSGWIDDWERQFASN; this is translated from the coding sequence GTGAACCGACGGAAGTTCCTGACCGCGGCGGGCGGCGCGGCGACGGTCGCGCTGGCCGGCTGCACCTTCGGTAGCAATCCCGGCACCAGCGGCGGGACGGACACGCTGGTCGTCGGGACGTACAGTTCCCTCATCGACTCGCCCTCCTCGTCGCCGGGGGCGTGGCTCAAGTCGGCCTTCGAGGACGAGTTCGACGTCGACCTGGTCTGGCAGACGCCCAGCAACGAGCTGAACCACTACATTCAGCGCCAGCAGGCGGGCGTCGACATCGAGGCCGACCTCTACCTGGGGCTCAACCCCGACGACCTCGTCCGGGTCGACCGCGAACTCGACGAGGAGCTGTTCGCCGCGGCCGGCGACGTCGAGGGGCGCTCGGACATCAAGCCCGGGCTGGAGTTCGACCCGCAGGAGCGCGCGGTGCCGTACGACACGGGCTACATCAGCCTCGTCTTCGACGGCACCGAGATGACCGCGCCGGAGACGTTCGAGGGGCTGCTGGCCGAGGAGATGCGGGGCGACCTCATCGCACAGAACCCCGGGAGTTCGGCGACGGGTCGGGCGTTCCTCCTGCACACCATCAAGCAGTTCGGCGCGGACGGCTACCTCGACTACTGGGCCGACCTGCAGGACAACGAGGTGCAGGTGCTGGGCTCGTGGTCGGACGCGTACGGCGCCTGGAGCAACGGGGAGGCGCCGATGGTCGTCTCCTACTCCACCGACCAGGTGTTCGCCGACCAGGAGGGCGCGGACCTGGCCGAACACCAGATCCGGTTCCTGAACGACCAGGGGTACGCCAACCCCGAGGGGATGGCCGTCTTCGCCGACGCCGACCAGCCCGACGCCGCGCGGCAGTTCATGTCGTTCTGCCTGCGCCCGGAGATCCAGGGCGAGATCGCCGTCCGGAACGTCCAGTTCCCGGCGACCGAGAGCGCCGAGCTGCCCGAGGACTACGCCGAGCTGGCCCGAGAACCGCCCGAGCCCGTGACGTTCACCTACGAGGAGCTACAGGGGAACGTGAGTGGCTGGATCGACGACTGGGAACGGCAGTTCGCGAGCAACTGA
- a CDS encoding PfkB family carbohydrate kinase, with protein MPYERLRDHLVAADGLPVVCLPDGSVDTLCRVYDGGHTWVESREVFGRRIAAGESRSFRLEPYDRQPGGQSVNAARQAHALGDEVTLFGHLDHPLLALPFETFSMGTPAEVTVLSFDRTDLMLSQGSLATDEWSFADLHEGGAPFRARVERAGSVVLANWVSFRDLTPAMRTLATYDLGAPVVLDPGDLSGSAPDEIGALRDAMATLDGTTPVVLSANGAEVGALADALGVMAAESPARERALREALGIAAVVRHDTAAAVAATDDRFGGAAVRVENFEAREIRRRTGAGDRFTAGLAHALGSGLAVAPALALGNACATYFIEHGETGTREDLAAFLEARSFPSG; from the coding sequence ATGCCGTACGAGCGCCTTCGCGACCACCTCGTCGCCGCCGACGGTCTGCCGGTCGTCTGTCTCCCGGACGGGAGCGTGGACACGCTGTGCCGGGTGTACGACGGCGGCCACACCTGGGTCGAGTCGCGCGAGGTGTTCGGCCGGCGGATCGCGGCGGGCGAGTCCAGGTCGTTCCGGCTGGAGCCATACGACCGACAGCCGGGCGGGCAGTCGGTCAACGCCGCCCGGCAGGCCCACGCGCTGGGCGACGAGGTGACGCTGTTCGGCCACCTGGACCATCCGTTGCTGGCCCTGCCGTTCGAGACGTTCTCGATGGGTACGCCGGCCGAGGTGACGGTGCTCTCGTTCGACCGGACGGACCTGATGCTCTCGCAGGGGTCCCTGGCCACCGACGAGTGGTCGTTCGCCGACCTCCACGAGGGCGGCGCGCCGTTCCGCGCCCGGGTCGAGCGCGCCGGGTCGGTCGTACTGGCGAACTGGGTGTCGTTCCGCGACCTGACGCCGGCGATGCGGACGCTCGCGACCTACGACCTCGGGGCCCCCGTGGTGCTGGATCCGGGCGATCTGAGCGGCAGCGCGCCGGACGAGATCGGGGCCCTGCGCGACGCGATGGCGACGCTCGACGGGACGACACCGGTCGTCCTGAGCGCGAACGGTGCCGAGGTCGGGGCGCTGGCGGACGCCCTCGGCGTCATGGCGGCCGAGAGCCCGGCGCGCGAGCGGGCCCTCCGTGAGGCGCTCGGCATCGCGGCCGTCGTCCGTCACGATACCGCCGCGGCGGTGGCGGCCACCGACGACCGGTTCGGTGGCGCTGCGGTCCGGGTCGAGAACTTCGAGGCCCGGGAGATCCGGCGCCGGACGGGCGCCGGCGACCGGTTCACCGCCGGGCTGGCCCACGCGCTGGGGAGCGGCCTCGCGGTCGCGCCGGCCCTGGCGCTCGGCAACGCCTGTGCGACCTACTTCATCGAGCACGGTGAGACCGGCACTCGCGAGGACCTCGCCGCGTTCCTCGAGGCCCGGTCGTTCCCGTCCGGGTGA
- a CDS encoding DUF4129 domain-containing protein, with protein MTGSGRQPVRALLAVAAACALILSATVLPLFGAAAPAGEVAREIGALAGSERASGAGGSQSAASQPGGGGSSGGGSGGGSGGSGGESAGGGLGDLGLGQSGLLSGDGAGTVFEALSGLAGGSGGSGGSGGGGGGGGGGSGGGAGVGGGGGGGGGGAPGVPAGGGGSGGGLLETFAGLFGGGGGGGGAGAGSGAGGGSGGGSGGGDGTQSGQAASIEQAGGQCVMAAPYEVCFPGRLTPGEETDVLVLRDGEPAPGVTVTFNGEAVGRSDTEGTLTARVPYVRQLSVGVSAPANAVRPSSDLQYSLARQTGGASVPVDAELRVEVAGEPAPGEGATVSVRLDGRPVPDARVAIDGETVGRTDGQGRLAVTFPVAESATVRAERGEFSAERTVTLADIDVSLATGAVPVGLPGQSATVNVTDGGSPVANATVAVGGSPVGRTATDGTVATTLPFAPTVDVRVTTPGGLTVTRSKAIFVLPLVALLALLGLVGGVGYLVRQSEGTGRGLLEQLRVTLANLAADLLSALVGLASGIEEAAAALGEQVRAAIAAVSDADIDLGTFLRERLSAFRAALLGLLAAPADRVRGLRASLGSDGGSAAADAATTGTATEATARERIEAAWRRFVGRLGIRRTRTTTPGQVAGRGIAEGHPAESVRDLTDAFRTVEYSDADPEDHVGTAERAAADLGLDEDGAGGDGTEGGDADDGTDSDGGAGGADGKPRTDGGPRSERGGEDR; from the coding sequence GTGACAGGGAGCGGTCGACAGCCGGTCCGGGCGCTGCTGGCGGTGGCAGCGGCCTGTGCACTGATCCTCTCGGCGACCGTCCTGCCGCTGTTCGGCGCCGCCGCACCGGCGGGCGAGGTCGCCCGCGAGATCGGCGCGCTCGCCGGGAGCGAACGGGCGAGCGGGGCAGGCGGGAGCCAGAGCGCTGCCAGCCAGCCCGGCGGTGGTGGCAGTAGCGGCGGTGGTAGCGGTGGAGGCAGTGGCGGCTCGGGAGGTGAGAGCGCCGGGGGCGGTCTCGGCGACCTCGGGCTCGGCCAGTCGGGCCTGTTGAGTGGCGACGGCGCAGGCACGGTGTTCGAGGCGCTCTCCGGGCTCGCCGGTGGGAGCGGTGGGTCCGGGGGAAGCGGTGGCGGTGGTGGCGGTGGTGGCGGCGGGAGCGGTGGCGGCGCCGGTGTGGGCGGGGGCGGCGGGGGCGGTGGTGGTGGCGCTCCGGGTGTCCCGGCAGGTGGCGGCGGCTCGGGCGGCGGCCTCCTCGAGACGTTCGCGGGGCTGTTCGGCGGTGGGGGCGGAGGAGGGGGCGCTGGAGCCGGGTCTGGCGCCGGTGGCGGCTCCGGTGGCGGTTCGGGCGGTGGGGACGGCACGCAGAGCGGGCAGGCAGCGTCCATCGAGCAGGCGGGTGGCCAGTGCGTGATGGCCGCCCCGTACGAGGTCTGCTTCCCCGGCAGGCTCACGCCGGGCGAGGAGACGGACGTGCTCGTGCTGCGGGACGGGGAACCGGCGCCCGGCGTCACGGTCACGTTCAACGGCGAGGCCGTCGGCCGGAGCGACACGGAGGGGACCCTCACAGCACGGGTTCCGTACGTCAGGCAGCTCTCGGTCGGCGTCAGCGCCCCGGCGAACGCGGTCCGGCCGTCGTCGGACCTGCAGTACTCGCTGGCCCGGCAGACCGGCGGCGCCAGCGTCCCCGTCGACGCCGAACTCCGTGTCGAGGTCGCGGGCGAGCCCGCGCCCGGCGAGGGGGCCACGGTCAGCGTGCGACTCGACGGTCGGCCCGTGCCGGACGCGCGGGTGGCCATCGACGGCGAGACGGTCGGCCGAACGGACGGGCAGGGCCGGCTCGCGGTCACCTTCCCGGTCGCGGAGTCCGCGACGGTCCGAGCCGAGCGCGGCGAGTTCTCGGCCGAGCGGACGGTGACGCTCGCGGACATCGACGTCTCGCTCGCCACCGGCGCGGTCCCGGTCGGGCTCCCGGGCCAGTCGGCGACGGTGAACGTCACGGACGGGGGGTCCCCGGTGGCGAACGCGACGGTCGCGGTCGGCGGGTCGCCCGTCGGGCGGACCGCGACCGACGGGACGGTGGCGACGACGCTCCCGTTCGCACCGACGGTCGACGTGCGCGTCACGACGCCGGGGGGACTGACCGTCACGCGGTCGAAGGCGATCTTCGTCCTGCCGCTCGTGGCCCTGCTCGCGCTGCTGGGGCTCGTGGGCGGCGTCGGCTACCTCGTCCGGCAGTCCGAGGGGACGGGCCGTGGACTGCTCGAACAGCTCCGAGTCACGCTGGCGAACCTGGCGGCCGACCTGCTCTCCGCACTCGTTGGGCTGGCCTCGGGAATCGAGGAGGCTGCGGCCGCGCTCGGCGAGCAGGTCCGGGCGGCCATCGCGGCGGTCTCGGACGCCGACATCGACCTCGGGACGTTCCTCCGGGAGCGACTGTCGGCGTTCCGGGCGGCCCTGCTGGGGCTCCTCGCTGCACCCGCCGACCGTGTCCGGGGACTCCGAGCGAGCCTCGGCAGCGACGGCGGGTCGGCGGCGGCTGATGCGGCGACGACCGGGACCGCGACCGAGGCGACGGCGCGCGAGCGCATCGAGGCGGCGTGGCGTCGCTTCGTCGGCCGGCTGGGTATCCGTCGCACCCGGACGACGACGCCCGGGCAGGTCGCCGGGCGGGGCATCGCGGAGGGCCATCCCGCCGAGAGCGTCCGCGACCTCACCGACGCCTTCCGGACCGTCGAGTACAGCGACGCCGACCCCGAGGACCACGTCGGGACCGCCGAACGCGCGGCCGCCGACCTCGGCCTGGACGAGGACGGGGCCGGTGGCGATGGAACAGAGGGTGGCGACGCCGACGATGGAACGGATAGCGACGGTGGCGCCGGAGGGGCGGACGGCAAGCCACGCACGGACGGCGGCCCGCGGTCCGAGCGCGGGGGTGAGGACCGATGA
- a CDS encoding AMP-dependent synthetase/ligase: MDWRQAEAEYTDEVIGETTIPVAFFDAVERHGDLDCQLYKGGIYDRSLVSGDIVPAAPSGEYAAITYESVGDIVARLAAGFRALGVEADDRVSIYADTRMEWAHADMAIQTAEGVATTVYTESSPRQVKYLLEDPGSMGVVVENADLLETLGEVEGELELSFVVTLDEVPSDAAEGFDADLHTLAEVYELGSEGFDRDEVDRWLDRRDWTDLSSLVYTSGTTGDPKGVMLQHKHWRSLMNAVRKRLGPRPDKPADMPKFEAGKTSLAFLPLAHAFERSGHFQSLASGITIGYAESTDTIADDIQQVQPQLANSVPRVYERIYNGMREQASDSPVSKRIFEWAVETGKAYDEAESPGLGLRTKFALADRLVFSKVREALGGNIEMFVSGGGSLSTDLAKLYRAMGITIIEGYGLTETAPGLVFNPPEDIRVGTMGPPLHDVQLKLDRGVVSPEQKEAAEGEVGELLAKGPNVFEGYWNKPDKTEEAFTEAGWFRTGDIVARDEDDYYSFVDRRKNLIVLDTGKNVAPEPIEDEFATSARIDQVMVVGDNEKFIGAVIVPNFEQLREWADEEGIDLPDDPEAVANDERVREWIAEDVEAVNADLGKSERIKEFRLAPEEWTAENDALTPSLKKKRRVIRSRHEHLIDDIYGRTPAEADADTGAAADD; encoded by the coding sequence ATGGATTGGCGTCAGGCCGAAGCCGAGTACACCGACGAGGTCATCGGGGAGACGACCATCCCCGTCGCGTTCTTCGATGCGGTCGAGCGCCACGGGGACCTCGACTGCCAGCTCTACAAGGGGGGCATCTACGACCGGTCGCTCGTCTCGGGCGACATCGTCCCGGCGGCGCCGTCGGGCGAGTACGCCGCCATCACGTACGAGTCGGTGGGCGACATCGTCGCCCGGCTGGCGGCGGGCTTCCGTGCGCTCGGGGTCGAGGCCGACGACCGCGTGAGCATCTACGCCGACACGCGGATGGAGTGGGCCCACGCCGACATGGCCATCCAGACCGCCGAGGGCGTCGCGACGACGGTGTACACCGAGTCCAGCCCCCGGCAGGTGAAGTACCTCCTCGAGGACCCCGGGTCGATGGGCGTCGTCGTCGAGAACGCGGACCTGCTGGAGACGCTGGGCGAGGTCGAGGGCGAGCTCGAGCTCTCGTTCGTCGTCACGCTGGACGAGGTGCCCAGCGACGCCGCGGAGGGGTTCGACGCGGACCTCCACACGCTCGCCGAGGTGTACGAACTCGGGAGCGAGGGCTTCGACCGCGACGAGGTGGACCGGTGGCTCGACCGCCGGGACTGGACCGACCTCTCCTCGCTCGTCTACACCTCCGGGACGACGGGCGACCCGAAGGGCGTGATGCTCCAGCACAAGCACTGGCGGAGCCTGATGAACGCCGTCCGCAAGCGGCTCGGCCCCCGCCCGGACAAGCCCGCGGACATGCCGAAGTTCGAGGCCGGCAAGACCTCGCTGGCGTTCCTGCCGCTGGCGCACGCGTTCGAGCGCTCGGGGCACTTCCAGTCGCTCGCCTCCGGTATCACCATCGGCTACGCCGAGTCCACCGACACCATCGCCGACGACATCCAGCAGGTGCAGCCACAGCTCGCCAACTCCGTCCCCCGTGTGTACGAACGCATCTACAACGGGATGCGCGAGCAGGCCAGCGACTCCCCCGTCTCGAAGCGCATCTTCGAGTGGGCCGTCGAGACCGGGAAGGCATACGACGAGGCCGAGTCGCCCGGACTCGGCCTCCGGACGAAGTTCGCGCTCGCGGACCGACTCGTCTTCTCGAAGGTCCGTGAGGCGCTGGGCGGCAACATCGAGATGTTCGTCTCCGGCGGTGGCTCGCTCTCCACGGACCTCGCCAAGCTGTATCGCGCGATGGGTATCACCATCATCGAGGGGTACGGCCTGACCGAGACGGCGCCCGGTCTCGTGTTCAACCCGCCCGAGGACATCAGGGTCGGAACGATGGGCCCGCCGCTGCACGACGTGCAGCTCAAGCTCGACCGTGGCGTGGTCTCACCCGAACAGAAGGAGGCCGCCGAGGGCGAGGTCGGCGAGCTGCTGGCGAAGGGCCCCAACGTCTTCGAGGGCTACTGGAACAAGCCCGACAAGACGGAGGAGGCGTTCACGGAGGCCGGCTGGTTCCGCACCGGCGACATCGTCGCGCGCGACGAGGACGACTACTACTCGTTCGTCGACCGCCGGAAGAACCTCATCGTCCTCGACACGGGGAAGAACGTCGCCCCCGAGCCCATCGAGGACGAGTTCGCCACCTCCGCCCGCATCGACCAGGTGATGGTCGTCGGCGACAACGAGAAGTTCATCGGCGCGGTCATCGTGCCGAACTTCGAGCAACTGCGGGAGTGGGCCGACGAGGAGGGCATCGACCTGCCCGACGACCCGGAAGCCGTGGCGAACGACGAGCGGGTGCGCGAGTGGATCGCCGAGGACGTCGAGGCGGTCAACGCGGACCTCGGCAAGTCCGAGCGGATCAAGGAGTTCCGGCTCGCCCCGGAGGAGTGGACCGCGGAGAACGACGCACTGACGCCGTCGCTGAAGAAGAAGCGCCGCGTCATCCGGAGCCGCCACGAGCACCTCATCGACGACATCTACGGGCGGACGCCGGCCGAGGCGGACGCCGACACCGGGGCCGCGGCCGACGACTGA